In Pochonia chlamydosporia 170 chromosome 3, whole genome shotgun sequence, the following are encoded in one genomic region:
- a CDS encoding serine/threonine-protein kinase sid2 (similar to Aspergillus terreus NIH2624 XP_001209853.1), with amino-acid sequence MASFMSNFFQGGGKDKASGDASPRPVTPTKKVNNSFINPPSTPQGSPSKKTVPPGAHDLPSAFESAMSLNSSGLDAPVKLSRPQSVITPLSPGKTNAQPLDESSINVDESIIHKAPSSGSPLKKQGQENTPPSSRLGIVDSPAQHSHAAKTRQQLYETKDRPMTSYKKFNTSRGLTAEEREILQKPGVKRLVNVTQLYFLDYYFDLLTYVGSRQNRLAAFKAEYPEPPETDEQTHSQMWTKYTGRERANLRKRRVRLRHGDFQILTQVGQGGYGQVFLAQKKDTREVCALKVMSKKLLFKLDEVRHVLTERDILTTAQSEWLVRLLYSFQDDKSIYLAMEYVPGGDFRTLLNNTGVLSNRHARFYIAEMFCAVNALHELGYIHRDLKPENFLVDSTGHVKLTDFGLAAGVLAPSRIESMRIKLEEASETPVPFGKPMDQRTVAERRESYRNMRQNDVNYAKSIVGSPDYMAPEVLRGEEYDYTVDYWSLGCMLFEALTGFPPFAGATPDETWRNLKHWKEVLKRPVWEDPNYFLSNRTWNFITTCINSRTRRFSNIQDIYDHHYFAEVDWETLRQTRAPFVPELDSETDAGYFDDFSNESDMAKYKEVHEKQQALEQMAERDDEMSKSLFVGFTFRHRKPANEEGGSPRKRIPISDNETFGTML; translated from the exons ATGGCGAGCTTCATGTCCAATTTCTTCCAgggcggcggcaaggacaaAGCGTCCGGAGATGCCTCTCCCCGTCCTGTCACCCCAACGAAAAAGGTCAACAATAGCTTCATCAACCCTCCGAGCACCCCTCAAGGCAGCCCTAGCAAGAAGACCGTTCCACCTGGCGCGCACGACCTCCCAAGTGCATTTGAGAGTGCCATGTCCCTCAATTCGTCTGGCTTGGATGCGCCCGTGAAGCTTTCTCGTCCTCAGAGCGTCATCACCCCGCTCTCGCCTGGCAAAACAAACGCCCAGCCTCTTGACGAGTCTAGTatcaatgttgatgagagtATTATTCACAAGGCGCCATCTTCAGGCAGTCCGCTGAAGAAGCAGGGCCAGGAGAATACACCGCCCTCGTCCAGATTGGGGATTGTTGATTCTCCTGCTCAGCACAGTCACGCTGCCAAGACCCGCCAGCAACTTTACGAAACTAAGGACCGACCAATGACTTCGTATAAGAAGTTTAATACGTCGAGAGGCTTGACTGCTGAGGAGCGAGAGATTTTGCAAAAGCCTGGCGTCAAGAGATTGGTCAATGTCACGCAATTAT ATTTCCTCGATTATTACTTTGATCTTCTTACCTATGTTGGTTCGAGGCAAAACCGATTAGCTGCTTTCAAGGCAGAATATCCTGAACCTCCCGAGACGGACGAGCAAACCCATAGCCAAATGTGGACCAAATATACCGGACGAGAGCGAGCCAACCTTCGCAAGAGACGGGTCAGACTTCGCCATGGTGATTTCCAGATCCTGACACAAGTTGGACAAGGCGGATACGGCCAGGTTTTCCTTGCCCAAAAGAAGGATACCCGTGAGGTGTGCGCTTTGAAGGTCATGAGCAAGAAGTTACTGTTCAAGCTTGACGAAGTCCGCCATGTCCTCACCGAAAGAGACATTCTTACAACTGCACAGAGCGAGTGGCTTGTCCGTTTGCTATACTCATTCCAAGACGACAAGAGTATCTATCTTGCCATGGAGTATGTGCCCGGCGGTGATTTCCGTACCCTGCTTAACAATACGGGTGTTCTGTCCAACCGACACGCACGATTCTATATTGCCGAGATGTTTTGCGCCGTCAATGCTCTCCACGAGCTTGGCTACATTCACCGAGATTTGAAGCCGGAAAATTTCCTAGTAGACTCTACTGGTCATGTCAAGCTGACGGACTTTGGTCTGGCTGCGGGCGTCCTGGCTCCTTCCAGAATCGAGTCCATGAGAATCAAGCTGGAGGAAGCTTCAGAAACACCAGTGCCCTTTGGAAAACCAATGGATCAGCGAACAGTGGCTGAGCGTCGTGAAAGTTATCGTAACATGCGACAGAACGACGTCAATTATGCAAAGTCCATTGTTGGCTCGCCCGATTACATGGCACCTGAGGTTCTCAGGGGAGAGGAATACGACTATACGGTAGATTACTGGAGCTTGGGCTGCATGCTCTTTGAAGCTCTGACTGGATTCCCCCCGTTTGCCGGAGCCACGCCAGACGAGACGTGGCGAAACCTGAAGCATTGGAAGGAGGTGTTGAAGAGACCAGTTTGGGAAGATCCCAACTACTTCCTCAGCAACCGTACCTGGAACTTTATCACAAC CTGTATCAATTCTCGTACTCGTCGGTTCTCGAATATTCAGGATATTTATGACCACCACTATTTCGCTGAAGTTGACTGGGAGACGCTGCGACAGACCAGAGCTCCTTTCGTCCCAGAGCTGGACTCCGAGACGGACGCCGGTTACTTTGATGACTTCAGCAACGAGTCAGACATGGCAAAGTATAAGGAAGTGCACGAGAAGCAACAGGCCCTGGAACAGATGGCTGAGCGTGATGACGAAATGAGCAAGAGTCTCTTTGTTGGATTCACTTTCAGACACCGCAAGCCGGCCAACGAGGAGGGTGGCAGCCCACGGAAGCGCATTCCAATCTCAGATAACGAGACATTCGGGACCATGCTCTAG
- a CDS encoding nitrogen regulatory protein areA (similar to Verticillium alfalfae VaMs.102 XP_003007557.1), with product MPISLATSLATSGPVAAMDPTMTEHDFRFPRRPQHSTHDDDDDGGGHSHGQGHGQGHEHHHEHHHQYHHQHQQQTINPTTAPGSASNRSYAVANNDLLGRALFPSLDNAAADSPLTVDQLQQDDPLAAQVWKFFTKTKQQLPNQQRLENLTWRMMALSMRKQKQEDEARHQRDRQTSRPATQNAPSGIAQLRKTSEINAAASADAMNLDDFIYSENVATPAGLMSPPPAPKLDDASPGGPSAPGIPIKSRRDSDSNQFIPQSVPHHQRSGNSEFNYVQRHHRKTSIDERRNRKRPANFSPHVLAVNSSASGGASHLEADSDLQGYSLDNTNSVTMQQLTQGGNPAVPFALDTFLDNDAVMNQAAQFQQNFSFSPSNSPMIPHGPFSNLYNTSSSMLNSSLNNAADLYSPPGSAYQSTASTPIAMGETDAMYFGSQDNRQQRPQSMRQQTAQNMTNNMGHNQQFMYNGSNNGNQMYSAPGTESGTLSAFSTAPSSFSHIDPNQVFQTDSQVASPTVSMRPDNMFSFAGDSDDEDGGNSMQQQNMQMQNDFSSSMDDVGPMGWDASLPGQFSTQAARFPGGPPRKQVMIGGTTTDYVDNSGDWEPSGLGRSQSFKAGNDKRQPGLPRTASTPSHMASKHNGFEQIAQSLPTSPGDNVPGTMSGFSSAAPSRPSSPPGSKRGSSTNLQAAGGNQNDSGAPTTCTNCFTQTTPLWRRNPEGQPLCNACGLFLKLHGVVRPLSLKTDVIKKRNRGSGPNGSGGGVRSRKSATGSAAASRKSSTLSMATVAASSTNVNANINTSNNASTSPPAARTVLPKDSESPVATTSSSGPNTAGSTPNSLYGNMGSNAAAAAGGKGVVPIAAAPPKASPGPGASSASRSGQASISSKRQRRHSKSVGAEGSSGMDIDSPPETTGTSDMSRSIGHGPSMSSISNTMLSSSFGMAPPQRHPMAHGGMIQMNHHQPGAAQHSAGGPTTGPQEWEWLTMSL from the exons ATGCCCATTAGCCTCGCGACGTCTCTGGCTACTTCTGGGCCGGTCGCCGCGATGGATCCTACCATGACAGAACACGATTTTCGATTTCCTCGACGGCCCCAGCATTCCAcccatgatgatgacgatgatggaggcggccaTAGCCACGGTCAAGGCCACGGTCAAGGCCACGAGCACCACCAcgagcaccaccaccagtaccaccaccagcatcagcaacagaCCATCAATCCCACGACCGCTCCGGGCTCGGCCTCCAACCGGTCCTATGCCGTCGCTAACAACGACTTGCTTGGTCGCGCTTTGTTCCCTTCTCTCGATAATGCCGCAGCCGATTCGCCTTTGACCGTTGACCAACTTCAGCAAGATGACCCGCTCGCCGCTCAGGTCTGGAAATTCTTCACAaaaaccaagcagcagctgccaaaCCAACAGCGACTCGAGAACCTTACCTGGCGCATGATGGCTCTGAGCATGCGCAAGCAAAAGCAGGAGGATGAAGCTCGACACCAAAGGGACCGTCAAACCAG CCGCCCCGCGACACAGAATGCGCCCAGTGGAATCGCCCAATTGCGAAAGACTTCAGAAATCAATGCTGCCGCTAGCGCAGATGCCATGAATCTTGACGATTTTATTTACTCAGAAAATGTCGCAACTCCCGCTGGCCTCATGTCcccaccaccagctcctAAGCTCGACGATGCATCTCCCGGTGGACCGTCTGCTCCAGGAATTCCCATCAAATCTCGAAGGGACTCCGATTCCAACCAATTCATCCCTCAGTCTGTGCCGCATCATCAGCGATCTGGCAACAGCGAGTTCAACTACGTCCAGCGTCATCACCGCAAGACCAGTATTGATGAGCGTCGT AACCGGAAACGTCCAGCCAACTTCTCGCCTCATGTGCTTGCTGTCAACAGCAGTGCATCAGGTGGAGCCTCCCATTTGGAAGCTGATTCCGACCTTCAGGGATACTCTCTTGACAATACCAACTCCGTAACAATGCAACAGCTCACTCAGGGCGGCAACCCTGCTGTACCCTTTGCTCTGGACACATTCTTGGACAACGACGCCGTCATGAACCAGGCGGCACAATTTCAGCAGAATTTTTCATTTTCTCCTTCCAACTCTCCAATGATACCCCATGGTCCTTTCTCCAACCTGTATAATACTAGTTCCTCCATGTTAAACTCGTCTCTCAACAATGCTGCTGATCTCTACTCGCCACCTGGATCTGCTTATCAGTCAACCGCTTCTACTCCCATTGCTATGGGTGAAACTGATGCCATGTACTTTGGTTCTCAAGACAACCGTCAGCAGCGACCTCAAAGTATGCGACAGCAAACGGCTCAGAATATGACCAACAATATGGGACATAACCAGCAATTCATGTACAATGGTTccaacaacggcaaccaGATGTATTCAGCACCTGGTACAGAATCTGGCACCTTGTCCGCCTTCAGCACTGCTCCGAGTTCATTTAGTCACATTGATCCGAACCAGGTATTCCAGACGGATAGTCAGGTCGCGTCTCCCACCGTGTCCATGAGACCAGATAACATGTTCTCATTTGCTGGGGACTcggatgacgaggatggcggTAACAGTATGCAACAGCAGAATATGCAAATGCAGAACGACTTCTCTTCGTCTATGGATGATGTAGGACCAATGGGTTGGGATGCCTCTCTTCCAGGACAGTTCAGCACCCAAGCTGCTCGTTTCCCTGGCGGACCTCCTCGCAAGCAAGTCATGATTGGTGGCACCACCACTGACTATGTCGACAATAGTGGTGACTGGGAGCCTTCTGGTTTGGGTCGTTCTCAGTCcttcaaggctggcaacGACAAACGTCAGCCAGGTCTGCCTCGAACGGCGTCTACCCCATCACACATGGCCTCCAAGCACAACGGTTTCGAGCAAATCGCGCAGAGTCTACCCACTTCTCCCGGCGACAACGTGCCTGGCACCATGTCGGGATTTTCTTCCGCTGCGCCAAGCCGCCCGTCTTCACCCCCTGGCTCCAAACGTGGCTCTTCCACCAACTTGCAGGCTGCTGGTGGAAACCAGAACGACAGTGGAGCGCCGACAACCTGCACAAACTGCTTTACGCAGACAACACCACTATGGAGACGAAACCCTGAAGGCCAACCTCTGTGCAATGCCTGTGGTCTATTCCTTAAACTGCATGGCGTTGTACGACcattgagtttgaagacGGATGTTATCAAGAAGCGAAACAGGGGCTCCGGTCCCAACGGATCTGGTGGCGGTGTGCGGTCCAGGAAGAGCGCTACCGGTTCTGCAGCCGCGTCTCGCAAGAGCTCTACCCTGTCCATGGCAACTGTGGCTGCAAGCAGTACCAATGTCAACGCCAATATCAACACATCGAACAACGCCAGTACCTCGCCTCCCGCTGCCAGAACTGTCCTGCCCAAGGACAGCGAAAGCCCAGTGGCTACCACCTCGAGCTCTGGTCCCAACACAGCCGGCAGCACCCCCAACAGCCTTTACGGAAACATGGGCTCCaatgctgctgccgctgcagGTGGCAAGGGTGTTGTCCCGATAGCTGCTGCACCCCCGAAAGCATCACCTGGCCCAGGTGCCTCATCTGCTTCACGATCAGGACAAGCGTCTATTTCGTCCAAACGGCAACGAAGGCATAGTAAGAGCGTTGGTGCGGAGGGCTCGTCAggcatggacattgacaGTCCCCCGGAAACAACTGGAACTAGCGACATGTCACGGTCTATTGGTCACGGCCCAAGCATGTcatccatttccaacaccatgttGTCGAGCAGCTTCGGCATGGCGCCACCTCAGAGACACCCCATGGCCCACGGAGGCATGATTCAAAtgaaccaccatcaacctggTGCCGCTCAACATAGCGCTGGCGGTCCCACGACGGGCCCCCAGGAATGGGAGTggttaacaatgagtcttTAA